One genomic segment of Chelonia mydas isolate rCheMyd1 chromosome 1, rCheMyd1.pri.v2, whole genome shotgun sequence includes these proteins:
- the ADAMTS1 gene encoding A disintegrin and metalloproteinase with thrombospondin motifs 1, whose protein sequence is MGPAPLLLAALLCLCPPGARGSPAPREEQELIVPVRLDSAAEPAGKRLYRLDAFGKRLSLELEPDSSFLAPDFRLQSLGSRPRQEEEAAVPEQGASLGIPPAADLARCFYSGTVNRDPSSAAALSLCAGLRGAFYLQGEEYFVQPANASQPQLHLLRRRPQSSVRPSGGSKCGVTDQSFPRAAEGQQAPVGQTETGSTRKKRFVSSPRYVETMLVADQSMAEFHGSGLKHYLLTLLSVAAKLYKHPSIRNSVSLVLVKILVIYDEQKGPDVSSNAALTLRNFCSWQKQHNPPSDRHAEHYDTAILFTRQDLCGAKTCDTLGMADVGTICDPNRSCSIIEDDGLQAAFTTAHELGHVFNMPHDDAKQCANINGLSRDSHMMASMLSNLDRSQPWSPCSAYMITTFLDNGYGECLLDKPHKPIQLPSDLPGTLYDANRQCQFTFGDESKHCPDTASTCTTLWCTGISGELLVCQTKHFPWADGTSCGEGKWCVNGKCVNKTEKKHYDTPVHGGWGSWGPWGDCSRTCGGGVQYSFRECDNPVPKNGGKYCEGKRVQYRSCNIEDCPDNNGKTFREEQCEIHNDISKSPFGSGPAVEWTPKFAGVSPKDRCKLVCRAKGTGYFFVLQPKVVDGTSCSPDSTSVCVQGQCVKAGCDRMIGSSKKYDKCGICGGNGSTCKKVSGTLVSAKPGYHDVVTIPAGATNLEVKQRNNRGSRHDGSFLAIKAADGTYILNGDYTLSTLEQDITHKGSVLRYSGSSAALERIRSFSPLMEPLTIQVLTVGDSPQPKIKYTYFVKKPLQSGSEKASSKKKESFNAIKETILSEWVIEEWGECSKSCGSGWQRRSVKCRDLNGQSATDCAKELKPNDLRPCADMPCPQWQLGDWSPCSKTCGKGFKKRLLKCMSYDGSMLPQESCDPSKKPKHLIDFCNVTKCT, encoded by the exons ATGGGGCCCGCccccctgctgctggcggcgCTGCTCTGCCTCTGCCCGCCGGGCGCCCGCGGCAGCCCCGCGCCGCGGGAGGAGCAGGAGCTGATCGTGCCCGTGCGGCTGGACTCCGCGGCCGAGCCGGCTGGCAAGAGGCTCTATCGCCTGGACGCCTTCGGGAAGCGGCTGAGCTTGGAGCTGGAGCCAGACAGCAGCTTCCTGGCTCCGGACTTCAGGCTGCAGTCCTTGGGCAGCCGGCCCcggcaggaggaggaggcggcggtgCCGGAGCAGGGAGCCTCGCTCGGGATCCCACCCGCCGCCGACCTGGCGCGCTGCTTCTACTCCGGCACCGTCAACCGGGACCCGAGCTCTGCCGCCGCCCTCAGCCTCTGCGCGGGGCTCCGCGGGGCTTTCTACTTGCAGGGGGAAGAGTACTTCGTCCAGCCGGCCAACGCCTCCCAGCCGCAGCTCCACCTCCTGCGCCGGCGGCCCCAGAGCAGCGTCCGCCCGAGCGGCGGCTCCAAGTGCGGGGTGACCGACCAGAGCTTCCCCCGGGCCGCAGAGGGACAGCAGGCGCCCGTGGGCCAGACAG aAACTGGAAGCACACGGAAAAAAAGATTTGTGTCCAGCCCTCGCTATGTGGAAACCATGCTTGTAGCAGACCAGTCCATGGCAGAGTTCCATGGCAGTGGATTGAAGCACTATCTCTTGACTCTGTTGTCTGTGGCAGCCAAATTATACAAGCATCCCAGTATCCGAAACTCTGTTAGTCTGGTGTTGGTAAAAATTCTGGTCATCTATGATGAGCAGAAGGGACCTGATGTTTCTTCTAATGCTGCCCTTACCTTAAGGAACTTCTGCagttggcaaaagcaacacaATCCACCCAGTGACCGACATGCAGAGCACTATGACACAGCAATCCTCTTTACCAGACAG GACCTTTGTGGTGCCAAGACATGTGATACCCTTGGGATGGCTGATGTGGGAACAATTTGTGATCCAAACCGCAGTTGCTCTATCATAGAAGACGACGGATTGCAAGCTGCCTTCACAACAGCCCATGAACTAG gccatgTGTTTAACATGCCCCATGACGACGCAAAGCAGTGTGCCAATATTAATGGTCTAAGCCGGGATTCCCACATGATGGCGTCTATGCTTTCCAATCTGGATCGAAGCCAACCTTGGTCTCCGTGCAGTGCCTACATGATTACAACATTTTTGGACAACGGATATG GTGAGTGTTTACTGGACAAGCCCCACAAACCTATACAGCTTCCCTCTGATCTCCCTGGAACTTTATATGATGCCAATAGGCAGTGCCAATTTACATTTGGAGATGAGTCCAAACATTGTCCGGACACAGCCAGCACGTGTACAACTTTGTGGTGTACGGGCATCTCTGGAGAATTGCTTGTGTGCCAAACTAAACACTTTCCTTGGGCAGATGGCACCAGTTGTGGAGAGGGGAAATGGTGTGTGAATGGCAAATGTGTAAACAAGACTGAGAAGAAGCATTATGat ACCCCTGTCCATGGAGGCTGGGGATCATGGGGACCCTGGGGAGACTGCTCAAGGACATGTGGTGGTGGAGTGCAGTACTCCTTTAGAGAGTGTGATAACCCAGTTCCAAAGAATGGAGGAAAGTACTGTGAAGGCAAACGGGTGCAATACCGATCGTGTAATATTGAGGACTGTCCAGATAATAATG GCAAAACCTTCAGAGAAGAGCAGTGTGAAATACACAATGACATTTCTAAATCCCCTTTTGGAAGTGGACCTGCAGTGGAATGGACACCCAAGTTTGCTGGAGTCTCTCCAAAGGATAGATGCAAACTTGTCTGCCGAGCAAAAGGCACCGGATATTTCTTTGTTCTGCAACctaag gtTGTGGATGGCACCTCATGTAGCCCAGATTCCACTTCTGTCTGTGTGCAGGGGCAATGTGTAAAGGCTGGCTGTGATCGTATGATAGGCTCCAGTAAGAAATATGACAAATGTGGTATCTGTGGAGGCAATGGATCTACCTGCAAGAAAGTGTCAGGCACTCTCGTTAGTGCAAA ACCTGGTTATCATGATGTTGTCACCATTCCTGCTGGGGCAACCAATCTTGAAGTTAAGCAACGAAATAACAGGGGTTCACGACACGATGGCAGTTTCCTTGCTATTAAAGCTGCTGATGGCACATATATTCTTAATGGTGACTACACTCTATCGACATTGGAACAAGACATTACTCATAAAGGCAGTGTTTTGAGGTACAGTGGCTCATCTGCAGCTTTGGAAAGAATCCGCAGTTTCAGCCCACTGATGGAACCTTTAACTATCCAGGTTCTGACTGTGGGTGACTCACCTCAACCTAAAATCAAATATACCTATTTTGTGAAGAAACCACTACAGTCTGGGTCTGAGAAAGCTTCCAGCAAAAAGAAAGAATCTTTTAATGCCATCAAGGAGACGATCTTATCTGAATGGGTTATTGAAGAATGGGGAGAATGTTCAAAGTCATGTGGGTCCGGTTGGCAAAGAAGATCTGTCAAATGCAGAGACCTTAATGGGCAGTCTGCCACAGACTGTGCGAAAGAACTCAAACCAAATGATCTCCGACCATGTGCAGACATGCCCTGCCCACAGTGGCAATTGGGAGACTGGTCACCATGTTCTAAGACATGTGGGAAAGGATTCAAGAAGAGATTATTAAAATGTATGTCTTACGATGGCAGTATGTTGCCACAAGAAAGCTGTGACCCTTCAAAGAAACCTAAACATTTAATAGACTTTTGCAATGTTACAAAGTGCACTTAA